In Penaeus vannamei isolate JL-2024 chromosome 14, ASM4276789v1, whole genome shotgun sequence, one DNA window encodes the following:
- the LOC113829565 gene encoding delta(24)-sterol reductase: MGSEVGLKQRIARWMEDHRGLIVVLIVLPLSLIFDALMQFRHWVFRKFISAPEKHDERVRAIQKKVRKWSEQPQKDRKMMCTARPNWQSLSTTFFRKDLCHKIAIPLYDILELKPSHMSIRVEPMVSVGQATAFLVPRGYTLAVCLEVAEATLGGLAMGVGMTTYSHKVGLYQESIIAYEMVLSDGSLVRVTRDNEYSDLYHTLPWSHGTLGFLVALELQIIKIKPHIKMEYIPVKGKKNYCNMMRELSGALDKDKATPDYLEATIYNKEEAVIMVGNFSDVPPGEENKINHLTRWYKPWFYKYVERFLKKGRDYEYIPLGDYLLRHNRAIFWVVETMIPFGNNALFRFFFGWLLPPKIAFLKFTTTPGVRAMTFTKQVFQDIVLPMNQLEDQIDKSEELFDLYPVLVYPCRIYDHGPHRGQLRPPRKDQMVPGANYGMFNDLGVYGVPRPVLEKKRFDAVDAMRKMERFTQEVGGYPFLYADTFMTREEFEKMFDLTAYEQVRAKYNANGAFPHLHDKIKPEIDVVEVGKQYMDPL; the protein is encoded by the exons atgggttCTGAAGTTGGGTTGAAGCAGCGTATTGCACGATGGATGGAGGATCACCGGGGACTGATTGTCGTGCTGATTGTGCTACCGCTTTCACTCATTTTTGATGCTTTGATGCAGTTCCGACACTGGGTCTTCCGTAAATTCATTTCTGCTCCAGAAAAGCATGATGAGCGTGTCAGGGCTATTCAGAAAAAG GTTCGGAAATGGTCAGAGCAGCCTCAGAAGGACAGAAAGATGATGTGCACAGCTCGCCCCAATTGGCAGTCCCTCTCGACCACTTTCTTCAGAAAG GATTTGTGCCACAAGATTGCTATTCCATTGTATGACATTCTGGAGCTAAAACCATCCCACATGAGCATTCGTGTAGAACCAATGGTTAGCGTGGGCCAGGCAACAGCCTTCCTGGTGCCGAGGGGCTACACTCTTGCAGTATGCTTAGAAGTTGCTGAAGCAACGCTGGGCGGTCTTGCCATGGGTGTTGGAATGACAACATATTCTCacaag GTTGGCTTGTATCAAGAATCCATAATAGCATACGAAATGGTTCTGAGTGATGGTTCATTGGTGAGAGTGACACGGGACAATGAATATAGTGATTTGTACCATACATTACCTTGGTCACATGGCACACTTGGCTTCCTTGTGGCTCTTGAGTTGCAGATTATCAAGATTAAG CCACACATCAAGATGGAATACATTCCTGTGAAAGGCAAGAAGAACTACTGTAACATGATGAGGGAACTTTCAGGAGCTCTTGATAAAGACAAAGCCACTCCTGATTACTTAGAAGCTACAATCTATAACAAGGAAGAGGCTGTGATTATGGTTGGCAATTTTTCTGATGTCCCACCTGGTGAGGAAAACAAG ATCAATCATTTAACCCGTTGGTACAAGCCATGGTTTTACAAGTACGTGGAAAGATTCTTGAAGAAGGGCCGTGATTATGAATACATTCCTCTTGGAGACTACCTTTTGCGACACAACAGGGCAATCTTCTGGGTGGTGGAGACAATGATTCCTTTTGGCAATAATGCACTCTTCAGATTCTTCTTTGGCTGGTTGCTTCCACCTAAAATTGCTTTCCTGAAATTTACTACAACACCAGGTGTAAGGGCCATGACCTTTACCAAGCAG GTGTTCCAGGATATTGTGTTACCTATGAACCAGCTGGAAGACCAGATAGATAAGTCTGAGGAATTATTCGACTTGTATCctgttcttgtttatccttgTCGAATTTATGATCATGGCCCTCACAG AGGTCAGTTACGTCCACCACGTAAAGATCAGATGGTGCCAGGAGCAAATTATGGAATGTTCAATGATCTTGGAGTCTATGGGGTACCGAGACCTGTGCTTGAGAAGAAGCGCTTTGATGCAGTTGATGCaatgaggaaaatggaaag GTTCACACAAGAAGTAGGAGGCTACCCATTCTTGTACGCTGACACTTTTATGACAAGGGAGGAATTTGAGAAGATGTTTGATCTTACGGCTTATGAGCAAGTGCGAGCTAAATATAATGCTAATGGGGCATTTCCTCATCTTCATGATAAG ATCAAGCCCGAAATTGATGTTGTGGAAGTCGGGAAGCAGTATATGGATCCTTTGtaa
- the LOC113829566 gene encoding uncharacterized protein isoform X2, with amino-acid sequence MIPDVTVEDAHQKCLTYQYDIKTGPLWFAKLKPDSPSMEGVPNMAGFPYMNTVFLGLYHGITDGYSNMKICGFLIQLLEDVIACNPFNDEEQLGICVSGEKTQQMVDEQFRAVKADSKYKEKMMEEFQASQKTCLLASLIPEGAGEKKPKTRMVLRNLDTDASSTFFKRCREEGVTVNSAFTALSSVAMVDILVEGGIDQDTYRISSNHVVNARRYWGGDTSEYLGCHALPTNPVAVDTPRSVGAKFWDYARVLHREFQRTLETDKAVHIEAMKQICRSENPDSGALSKQSQFDFCVTNMGDVTALVTEGGAHVQAVHVLRCTAIHPVPNLWAHFLHSFRGRLINVLAYSTENINEEMAENFCNKVFQHLHDAVNIKK; translated from the coding sequence ATGATCCCAGATGTAACAGTAGAAGACGCACACCAGAAATGCCTTACGTACCAGTACGATATCAAAACTGGTCCTCTGTGGTTTGCTAAACTCAAACCAGACTCGCCTTCCATGGAGGGTGTGCCGAATATGGCTGGCTTTCCTTACATGAATACGGTCTTCCTGGGCCTCTACCACGGCATAACTGACGGGTATTCCAACATGAAGATCTGTGGATTTCTCATCCAACTCCTCGAGGATGTTATTGCATGTAACCCCTTCAACGACGAAGAGCAACTAGGCATCTGTGTATCCGGAGAAAAAACACAGCAGATGGTTGATGAACAATTTCGAGCTGTAAAGGCCGAtagtaaatataaagaaaagatgatGGAGGAGTTTCAGGCCAGCCAGAAAACTTGCCTCCTCGCAAGCTTGATTCCTGAAGGTGCAGGAGAGAAAAAACCCAAGACTCGGATGGTGCTACGGAACCTGGACACTGACGCCAGCTCCACCTTCTTCAAGCGGTGTCGCGAAGAAGGTGTTACTGTTAATTCAGCCTTCACTGCCCTCAGTAGCGTTGCCATGGTCGATATCCTGGTGGAAGGAGGTATCGACCAAGACACTTACAGAATTAGCAGTAATCATGTGGTTAATGCCCGCAGGTATTGGGGAGGTGACACTTCCGAATACCTGGGGTGTCACGCCCTGCCAACGAATCCCGTGGCTGTGGATACACCACGCTCTGTTGGCGCGAAATTCTGGGATTACGCTAGAGTGTTACATCGCGAGTTCCAAAGGACTTTGGAAACGGACAAGGCCGTACATATTGAAGCAATGAAACAAATATGCCGATCCGAAAACCCGGACTCTGGTGCTCTTTCTAAACAGTCCCAGTTTGACTTTTGTGTGACAAACATGGGGGATGTGACGGCGCTTGTAACGGAAGGCGGGGCTCATGTTCAGGCGGTCCACGTCCTCAGGTGCACAGCCATTCACCCAGTGCCCAACCTCTGGGCTCATTTTCTACATTCCTTCCGTGGCAGGCTTATCAATGTGTTAGCTTACAGCACTGAAAACATCAATGAAGAGATGGCAGAGAACTTTTGCAATAAAGTTTTCCAGCATTTGCACGATGCAGTTAATATTAAAAAGTAA
- the LOC113829566 gene encoding uncharacterized protein isoform X1, protein MASDGKWLWKTTSVEQFFTTYNVSYQLTLATREPLLEDHLRRAVTHLSRKVPLLRLCYAQREGEWWLKEMPQEIIDFEMIPDVTVEDAHQKCLTYQYDIKTGPLWFAKLKPDSPSMEGVPNMAGFPYMNTVFLGLYHGITDGYSNMKICGFLIQLLEDVIACNPFNDEEQLGICVSGEKTQQMVDEQFRAVKADSKYKEKMMEEFQASQKTCLLASLIPEGAGEKKPKTRMVLRNLDTDASSTFFKRCREEGVTVNSAFTALSSVAMVDILVEGGIDQDTYRISSNHVVNARRYWGGDTSEYLGCHALPTNPVAVDTPRSVGAKFWDYARVLHREFQRTLETDKAVHIEAMKQICRSENPDSGALSKQSQFDFCVTNMGDVTALVTEGGAHVQAVHVLRCTAIHPVPNLWAHFLHSFRGRLINVLAYSTENINEEMAENFCNKVFQHLHDAVNIKK, encoded by the exons ATGGCGTCTGACGGAAAGTGGCTGTGGAAAACGACATCAGTGGAACAGTTCTTCACTACTTATAATGTCAGTTACCAGCTCACACTCGCCACCCGAGAACCTCTTCTTGAAGATCATCTTCGCCGAGCTGTCACCCATCTCTCAAG AAAAGTGCCTTTGTTGCGGCTGTGCTATGCTCAACGAGAGGGTGAATGGTGGCTCAAGGAGATGCCTCAAGAAATCATTGACTTTGAG ATGATCCCAGATGTAACAGTAGAAGACGCACACCAGAAATGCCTTACGTACCAGTACGATATCAAAACTGGTCCTCTGTGGTTTGCTAAACTCAAACCAGACTCGCCTTCCATGGAGGGTGTGCCGAATATGGCTGGCTTTCCTTACATGAATACGGTCTTCCTGGGCCTCTACCACGGCATAACTGACGGGTATTCCAACATGAAGATCTGTGGATTTCTCATCCAACTCCTCGAGGATGTTATTGCATGTAACCCCTTCAACGACGAAGAGCAACTAGGCATCTGTGTATCCGGAGAAAAAACACAGCAGATGGTTGATGAACAATTTCGAGCTGTAAAGGCCGAtagtaaatataaagaaaagatgatGGAGGAGTTTCAGGCCAGCCAGAAAACTTGCCTCCTCGCAAGCTTGATTCCTGAAGGTGCAGGAGAGAAAAAACCCAAGACTCGGATGGTGCTACGGAACCTGGACACTGACGCCAGCTCCACCTTCTTCAAGCGGTGTCGCGAAGAAGGTGTTACTGTTAATTCAGCCTTCACTGCCCTCAGTAGCGTTGCCATGGTCGATATCCTGGTGGAAGGAGGTATCGACCAAGACACTTACAGAATTAGCAGTAATCATGTGGTTAATGCCCGCAGGTATTGGGGAGGTGACACTTCCGAATACCTGGGGTGTCACGCCCTGCCAACGAATCCCGTGGCTGTGGATACACCACGCTCTGTTGGCGCGAAATTCTGGGATTACGCTAGAGTGTTACATCGCGAGTTCCAAAGGACTTTGGAAACGGACAAGGCCGTACATATTGAAGCAATGAAACAAATATGCCGATCCGAAAACCCGGACTCTGGTGCTCTTTCTAAACAGTCCCAGTTTGACTTTTGTGTGACAAACATGGGGGATGTGACGGCGCTTGTAACGGAAGGCGGGGCTCATGTTCAGGCGGTCCACGTCCTCAGGTGCACAGCCATTCACCCAGTGCCCAACCTCTGGGCTCATTTTCTACATTCCTTCCGTGGCAGGCTTATCAATGTGTTAGCTTACAGCACTGAAAACATCAATGAAGAGATGGCAGAGAACTTTTGCAATAAAGTTTTCCAGCATTTGCACGATGCAGTTAATATTAAAAAGTAA